ATACTCTAATGACATGGCCAGAGTACCCATTCAGCCCTCTTTTGCATGGGAATGGACCCATTCAACAAACCCTAGGGCACTGGTGTCCAGAGGTCCCAGCCCTGAAACCTGGCCAGTTGACTGAGGTTCCTTCACTCTCTGCAtctgtctctcttatttttcAGAGGCTAGACCCTTCTCCCATTTTCCCTAGTCCCATTTTTACACACAATTCCTAAAATGATCTGGTTCTGAATCTGATGCACCGATTGTCTCCTCCTTACATTTTCAAGTCCTGCTACTAGTCTACTCCCCAACTTCCCGCCTACCCTTGGCTCTCAAATGTCTGACCTGGAACTTGACTGGATCAGTCACACCCCTTGATCTCTGCACCTGTCTCCCATGTTCTTTTGTGCTTCTCCAATAATTTCCCCTCCCTCTAGGCTCAGACCCCCTGTACTCTCAGCAGACTTCATGCTAACATCTCTGGGCAGCATGATGTAATCTTATGCTTAAAAGCCTTAACATACATGGTATCCTCAACAATAGTGGCAAAAAGCCCTGTATGATGACATAACCCAGCTCTCACTATATGGGGACTATGTTTAATGTAAGATTAAAGCTAAGATGGGAGGCCCTATACTAGGGACAGGGTTACTCTTTACAGGTAGAAGGCAGGGACCCACCTGAAAGGTGAGAAAGCTGGCAAGATGCAATCAACCACGTGAAGCGCTGGTCAAGAATGTGAAGTCACAGACCCTGGCAAAAAAACCTGAAATTCATGTCTTTTCTGGCTATAGCAGAACTCTCCAGGAAAGGATGAACAGTGGGGTTGAACCTGTATGCCTGAGAATATGCTTGCTATCTTATGATTAGAAGCTTATGCTGTAGAagctcagctctctctctctctctctctctctctctctgtgtgtgtgtgttgtctctgTTTCTAGTTTTCCTATAGTTTTTCTggtaaaagtcttttttttctggtaaatacTAGTCCACTTTGGCTGTGCTTAGGAAAGCCAAATATTTCTGTCGTCTCCTAAGCTTTAGGAATAACCCGTGGGGAACAGGGTGGAGGCAGAAGTAATAACCAAGGTGAGAGAGCCGCAAGTTTGGGGAATGGACAAAGGAATGAGCAAGCAAATAGGACTGCatcatttattttaggaaatatcaCACCGTAGGGGTTTTGATTTGTTCATATAGTTGTTTtgggaaaacaaatttctaaagGCTGTTAAGTACTTGATTATATCGGCAATGCCTTAGGTTAAATATTCTACTTTTAGGTTATTTCCccacttatttctattttaatagtGAAACAGGCATAAGCCAAACGGTTCTTTAGCGCTGGGAAAGTTTCTTTGGGTCAGCCCCGCTCTTCCTTACCAGGGAAACCCAAAGGTAACACGTTTGCTAAGGCTGAACTACTAGTGTGCAAAACACTCAGCTGTACCTAGCTCTTCCCCATCTTGAAGTGATACAGTTTGTTTCTCctccttaaatttatttcttctcttgaaattcatttttagtttccGGCCACTTGGCGTCTCCAATTTACTAGGGTCATTTACTAGTTAGTATGCTGCTGACCAGGTGCTTTTGCTTCTCAGTCTCAagtcatatgtaaatatattaaattcaaattttctttcttacccACCCCCCTTCTCCACTCCACCTCTCCAATAGGGAAAGGAGTTGTCACAAAGGTTGAGATACTCAGTGGGTGTCTGTACGTGGCCACTGGGCCTGCGGAGGGGAAACTGCTTTCACACCCATCCCCCCATGTCCTTACCCATCCCTTCCACACACAGCCAACAGTTTACCCTTTTACCTGTGAGCTGATGCAGAATGTTATTCGGAGTTAGGAATAATCTAGATTACCCAGTCCAATGCCCTAACAGATCAGGAAAATTATTTATCCAAGGCTTCTGAattaaatggcaaaaacaaaattgaattcaGGTCTCCTAAACTCAACTCTGTGTGGGTTGCGGAGTTCTGGAAGAGGGAACGGGGGGCATGGTGGTTCTTGTTAAAATATTCGTTCAACATACACAGAGAGCATTtacttactacgtgccaggcactattttcgGTGCTGGGGACTCCGCGGTTGAGGGCGCGGAGACACAAAATCTCTGCCCTTATGGAGCTTTCGTTCTCAAAACTTAAGTACTTTGCCCCACCATCCTGCAGAAACTCCCAGTGCCGTAGGAACGGTTGGGGCTCATCTCAGACGGGAGGGAATCCCACCCTTTCTTAGCTTCTGTGCTAACCACGCGGCGAGGGCTGATTCACTGCAGGAGCCGGAGGGAAAGGCGACAGACACCCTGCGtggtgccctccccaccctctgcacCGCCGGGGCGCCGCGGCGCCCCAGTTCCAGTCTGGGACCAGCGTCGGCCTCTCcaccctctctgctctcctgcgGACGGCTGGAGGACACAGAAGCAGGACCCGGCTCTGGCGCCGTCCTCTGAGAAAGGATTGCGGGTGGGTGAAAATCCTTCCAAGGCGGTCGCGCTCAGGGTCTAGCACCCAGACGGGGGGAGGGACGATGTCTCCCCGACCTGGGGTTTCATGCAGCAAACTGCTCTCTCATGCTGCCCGATTAAACATCGCAGCCACACGCTCTCTCCACTCAGCGGAGGCCACTGCggcgtcccctcccctcctgccccacccgcCCGTTCCGACTCCCGAGCCCCACTGCAGCTTCGCAAccatccttccttttcttccctacTTCCTGGTTGCCATGGAGACACACGTCATTTACGTGCCGTGCGTCGCCTTGGAAACAGGGGAGCATCCGCGGCGAGGCCGGGAGACCCGCCCCTGCCACTCCAAGCACACTCGCGGGCGCTGCCCGTTAATGGCCGGGGGTATTCCCGAGCGGTACCCGCTGCTGGCCTCCGCCCGGGCCCCTCCGCGAGCGCTTCTGTGACCCAGAGAACCCGCGGGTCCTCGCAGCTCGTGGCGCCGGGAGAGCGGCGCTGACACGGGCGCAGTTCGGGAGGCGAGGCAGGTCTGGGCGCTTTCGCCCCGGGGCAAGCCGGAGAGTCGCCGGCCCGGGACTCTCGCCGGGTCCTCGTCCCGCCGGCTCTTTCCGGCCTCCCCCGATCCTGCCCGCGCCCTCCGCCCGGGACTCGTCTCCTCACGTCGGCTCCCCGCCCTCTCGGGAGCCTCCTCTGCCCTCGGTTCCTCCCCGCCCCTCCGGGgacctctcccccttccccgtccctctcccccacctcaccccccaaCCCCGGAGGCCGGGCTGGACCGGACCCAGAGCCGCCACCGCCCGCTTCTGCCATTCAATGGAGGACGGTCTGCTGGAGATCATGACCAAGGACGGCGGCGACATGCCGGCACCTCTGGAGGTGTCCACCGTGCCGGCCGTGGGGGACGTGATCTCCGGGGAGTACAACGGCGGCATGAAGGAACTGATGGAGCACCTGAAGGCCCAGCTGCAGGCCCTGTTTGAGGACGTGAGGGCCATGCGGGGGGCCCTGGACGAGCAGGCCTCGCACATCCAGGTGCTCTCGGACGACGTGTGCGCCAACCAGCGGGCCATCGTCTCCATGTGCCAGATTATGACCACGGCGCCCCGCCAGGGCGGTCTGGGCGTGGTCGGCGGCAAGGGGAGCTTCCCGGGTGCCCGCCAAGAGCCGGAGACCCCTTCGCCTGGGATCGGGGACAGCGGTTTGCTGGGTCGCGATCCTGAGGACGAGGACGACgatgaagaagaggagaaggagatgcCCAGCTCCGCCACACCCACTAGTCACTGTGAGCGCCCCGAGAGCCCCTGTGCTGGTCTCCTTGGGGGGGACGGGCCACTTGTGGAGCCCCTCGACCTGCCCGACATTACCCTGCTGCAGCTGGAGGGCGAGGCCTCTCTGTGAGGGGACTCCGAGGGGGCACTACTTTCCCGGGCTGGCTTTGGGTTTCCGAGTGCATGACGCGAGGGGACTGAACGGTGCGGTGCAGCATGCTTCACTCCGACCGCTGCTCATGTGGGTCAGGCAGAGAGACTCCCTCGAGGAAGGATTTATAGGGTGAAGGACTTTGGGAGCGTCAAGAATCCCTTCTGCCCAACCGAGGGAGACGTAGCAAACTGCGGAAAGGTGAGGTTCCGGGAGAGGAAGCGCCCATCTCTGGACTCCCTTCCACCCCCTACCctgcccattccccctccccggTCAACAGGAGAACCCCTGAATTGTGtaaataaaattctgctttttCTATTCTGAAAAAGGACTTATCTAGGACTATGGCAAATAATCTCTTAACGATTTACCTAGAAACTAAGGAATTGGGGGTATTCTGTTCTGGCAACAGAAAATTTACCCTTCTGCTGAAATCCAAGATATTCAGCGCTCTGCAGAAGCCTCTCCCCCTCACAGATCTCTGCGGCTGCTGATTGGTAAAGGAAGCTTGAGGAGGGAACTGCAGCCCTAGGAATCTAAGTGAATGGGGTTCCAAGGGCccctgggctgggaggagctggCTATGAATGTGCATGAAGACATAATAGCTCAACCTCTAGGATTTTTGCATGCAGAGCGGATCCTGCCTTGTCACTGACTTCATCTGGGATTGCTTTATCCACTCACTGGGGCTTAGAGAACAAAGAGCCCAGTACACAGGCAGAGACTTGGGGGTGCTCAGCAGCAGCCCAGATTTAGGGGACGTTTGAGGGACTCTTGGAGGCTGCAGCCAAAAACTGTCTCTCTCCTGGCTACACCTGCTTAACTTCAGTTCCTTTTCCTGTCAATTTGTCCCTGCCCGCTGCCTCTCGGTGTTGCCTCCATAATGTCTTGTGTGTGTTACGTATGTCGACTTGTGCAGTAGTGTGTGAGCCCTGAGGGGCAGGGCTTGTGGCTCTGGTGTTAGGTTCAGGGGGCTTCAGACCCTTCTGTGAGCCCCAGGCTATCATGGcgctttcccctctcctttcctcttttccctcacAACCAGGGCATGGAGCATGTGGCTGTCCTGAGGTTCTTAACTGATGTGCCTCCCTTCCACCTCCTCGAGTAGTGACTTTGTGTGCCCTTTCTCCTCCACTGTGTATTCCTTCTCAATGCTTTCCTTGGTGTTAACCTTAATAAAGAGGCGTCATCTCCCCTCCTTGCTGACTGGTACTAGGGGGATGTCAGGGTGGGGCTTCTGGGCCCGTTACATGGACCAGGGCTTAGTTGGGACTGCACAAGCCatgccttccctcctctctccttacCTCCGGTTCCAAGGAGTTGACTGACCCTGAACTGGTCAGGACACACACTGCCAACTCAACCTACTTTCCCTTCCATCCTGGACCTTGAACTCAAGCTGgacaggggagaaggagagggtaTGTGTTGAGACTCCCAAACTAACATCAGTTTTTAGTAGCTGAACTCCAGGTGTGCAAGTGACTTCTTTTCAGTGAAGCACCTGGTCCCTGGGAGATGACTTCCAAATCTGAGTCCTGGAATGGCAGGCATGACACCTGTTCCATGGGAGGGTTAGGGATGGGGTATTGTGGGTATTGTTTGGGAGGGATTGCCCGGGATCTCTGGGAGTAGAGTGACACATCACAAAAGAAACCACAAATAACTGCCTCAGGCCTCTAGTGGAGACCGCTGGTAAGGTATTCCCCGTGGAGCTTAGACTGACATCAGCTATTGTCTGCTCCCTTGGGCAATGGAATTTCCCAAGGCTGTCCCAAACAAATTTGGGAGAAGAATGAGTTGgaatgctctgtgtgtgtgtgtgtgtggtgtgcatggggtgtgtgtgtgtgtgtgtgtgtgtgtgtgtgtgtgtgtgttcttgctACTGGTTGCTGTGGAGAGGTTGAAAGAGCACTGGAATcacagatctgggtttgaatctcagttcCAACACTAAATGACTGTTTGAGACTTGGTTTACTGCTTGAGACTTAATTTCTGcgtgtgtaaaatggggacaagaaGTTGTTAGACCTGTAGAAATTCTTGTGCAAATGTtagtttttttatagttttcttggGATGGGGATGGTAGTGACTGGCTCCTCTGGGAAAACAAAACTACCTTGAGAAGGTGCTAGAAGCTCTCTTTTTATATAATCCTTCTCTGTCTAATGAACTCTTTAACTTTCAGGAGAATCAAATAAAGGCGTATGATGAGATTCCCGAGGTGATATGGGCCTCATCATAAATGTCATGCAGTTACAGGCCAAAAAGATTTTCGGGGCAAGCCCTGTATACATAGGATAACCAGAGGAAGCTGTGGGTTGTTCAGTGGTTGGGGAATGTGTGCTGGGGCCCTAGAGAGGGTAGCTGAAGCATATTTGTGGGGAACTATCCCCAAAGGCTGGGAAATAGTTTCCTGTTATAGTTCCAGCATTTAACACCAATAACAATAACATCTGTCACTTACTGAGCATTTAcagtgtgccagacactgttcacTTTTATCTCCAACAAGAAGTAAGCACTATTTTTATTCTCACTTAACAGTTTCAGAAACAGACGCCaagactttctcaaggtcacacagctagtgctTGGCTTAGCTTAGCTGGCTTTAAGAACGAGGACTtaaacccaggtcttctgacttaAAGAACCCTAAATTGGAACTTCTGTGTTAATTGCTCTGTTATTTAGATCTTCAGGCCCCTTATTTCCCCAGTCAAGAGTCTCAGAGTCCTGAAGAGGAAATAGCATTAGGTTTGGTCTCTTCATCTTCTCAGAATAAGAAATGGAAGTTCAAGTTTTGGTTAGTGGCTCTCACCAGAGTCTAGTGGACGATAACATAATGATGGCACTGAGAAGATGGCCTTCTGGACGTGCTTCTTGAGAGGAAGGAGCCAATGCTCCTGGGTATTCCCCAACATGGCTTCATTCTTGTGCCTCTTTCCTGTGTCCTGTGGCTCAGATTCTGCAGAGTCTGACAGGAATCACAAGCAGTTTAGCCCATTAGGCTCTATAGGTCTGGTTGAGCTCTTTACCGTTTGGCTCCATTTCAGTTCTCCTTCCTATGCCCACTGTCCTAAACGTGTCATAAGTCCCTTAGCCCTGGGCCTCCTAAAAGTTCTCCAGCGATTCCTCCCAAGTCCAGATTAAAATCTCCCCAGAAAAAAACAGTCCTTCAGCTTTTTAAAGTCACCTGCACCAGCATCTCCTAGGGGGGGGCAGCACAGTTGTTCTCCCATCATCTTATTTCTCCCTATTCCCTATCCTCCTCTTGCATTTCTCCTTTGGGATGCTCCTGATGAGTGAGCTTCAGGTGAGATTCCTAACCTGGGACTCATGGACAGGGTCCCTGTTGAACTTCGCCGGGACACAGCTTCTTGAAATTGAATGCAAAATTCTGTAAGTATCAATATTCCTTAGAGAGATCTGTTGTTTCAATGTAATTCTTAAAGGTAAGAATTAAGCAAAAAAGAATCACTGAGCTAAAGAATAATGAGgctttttaacttgaaaaatacCAAAGAAGAAATTTCCCTGCCGAACTGGTACTGTATTGCACCTTTGCCTCCTGGGACCTCCAGAGTATTTCCTACTTTGAATTGAAATCTTCACATAAATCTGATTACTCACCACCTATGCAACAAGTTCAAATTATATCAACACACATTAAAATGTGCTAAGAATCCTGTCTCCCATTATTTCCAAGTCTTCTCATACTTGGGAGTTTGCCAGAGCACTGCTGATGTGTAAAGGTGAGGAGATGCACCCTGTCCCCCCAAAGCTTTGTGCTGCACTTTATGTTGGGGCCTAACATGGCACTGCATGTAACTCACCATAACTCTGTTGCTGCGGATATTGATTTCTAAGGGAAATCTCTCAGAGTTAGTTCTTaatctcaaaatgaaaagaccTACAATTTCATAGAAATAAGGTACAACTTGAGCCTGGTACAACTAAACTCTGTtctagagaaataataataattattgttatttttaagtgctgatttgttttttttttaaacattttttttaacgtttatttatttttgagacagagagagacagagcatgaatgggagagggtcagagagagagggagacacagaatccgaaacaggctccaggctctgagcggtcagcacagagcccgacgcggggctcgaactcacggacggaccgcgagatcatgacctgagctgaagtcggacgcccaaccgactgagccacccaggtgccccagtgctgatttgttttaagagagagcaagcacgagagAGCACGGAcatgtgagcggaggaggggcagagagagagggagagagggaatcccaagcaggctctgcactgtcagtgcaaaacctGATGCTGGACTCTatcccacgaactgggagatcatgacctgagctgaaatcaacttggatgcttaattgactgagccaccgaggcaccccaatacttatttttataagagATGCAAAATGGCCTCCAacataaatatgcatttttatgtgTTACCACAGACTATGGTCTCTGCTTGATATGTGTAATGAAATGGCTCACTTAGAAGTTTTCCCAGAACTAAGAAACAGTTCTTTCCCCAATATACTCAATTTTATACTTCTCGCAAGACAGAAAACTGCATCTTTGCAAAGGTAGGTTTTCCTAGGCACCTTTCCACAGGTACATGCCTAGGGATAGAAATTCAGCCAAAATACTCTGTGACAGTAAGCAATTATATAGAAGTACAAAAGGAGTATTCTTGAATCTTTTATCCCAACTACCACTTCCCCCCAACTTCTAGATTGTCCCCAGAAGGTAAATTCCCTCACAGAAGCACAGCCTTTCTGCTTGGAAGCACTGTGCTTGTGGAAGGAAGTCGGCtctgtaaataatgctgtcaTGGTGCCACCTGGCGAGGAATAGGGACATTACAAGGAGACCCTCTGAATTTATGGCTTTCAATTCAGCAAGCCCTACCAAATGCTTACTAAAGGCCTGGCTCTTTGCCAAATAGTGGGTGGCAGGGGAAGCTGAATAAATAGAATGTATTTGAACAATATAAAAACCAACTGCAATAaactcctaactggtctcccctGGCCTCTCACATACCTATAATCCTGAAGGTAAGTCTTCCTAAACCACAGCTCTGAACATTTATCCTCCTCAGAAATCTACATCATGTCCCTATTACTTCTTGAATTAAGTATAAAATCCAGTGGTTGTAGGGAGTCAAGGTCCCCTTGGATAAGACCCtggcatacttttttttaacccataCATTTATTTCCCAGGTACGCTTTCTAGCCATCATTCCATCTTTGGAAGTCTGTATCATCCAGTCAGCTAGAAATGATTCCCAAGGGTATCCCAGTTCTTTTAATCTTTGGATGAGTAGACTGGACGAGTCCCTCCTGGCCCTTGACTCCATTTCTCTTAGTCATTCTTCCCAAGTGCAGTCAGATGCAAATCTCTCCTCTAGAAAAGGGATTTCTGCAGCCTTGGTCACCTGTACCAGCTTCTCATGGGGTCTGGGAAGGctgcttttccctcttctctctcttatgCTACCTGCAAATGGTTAAGTCCCCAGAAGGGGTATGTAAAactttttgattattaatttgtGCCTTTATTTCTAGGAATTCAATTCATTGCTTTCATCCAATTCTTAAAGAGacctataaaatgaaaaggtTAAACAAACCCTGTAGTCAAAATAAGTTATTTACCATTCCCCAGAAATTCCCACTTTCCCACATCTGATTCTTTGCTCATTCTCTTTACTCTTCCTGCTCCATTCTGTCTCTGCCAGTTGGAATCCTACCAGTTCTTTGAGGTCCTTCTCAAATGCTACTTCCTTCATGGAGTCTTTCCTAATGTGATCTCTTCCTCCTTTAAATatctaaatcttttattttaaacttttaaaaatgtttattattttttttttgagagagagaggcagacagagcatgagcaggggagcagagagagagggagacaaagaatcccaagcaggctccaggctccaagctgtcagaacagagctggactcagggcttgaacccacaaaccatgagatcatgacctgagttgaagtcagaagcttaactgactgagccacctaggcacctcatGAATATCCAAATCTTTTTGTTGGTACTTCTTTTGGggataattattatattttccttacTTCTATTGTTTATTTACTCACTTCTGTTATTTATGTGCTTGTTATTCCCCCTTCCAGATTATGAATATCTTGAGGGCTGGAacttctttctaatttttatattctcttaagTATTTACCATATGTTATTGACTTTAAGGCATCATCAATTGTGACACATAATTATTTTAGGTgccattaagaaagaaaaaaaacactgccAATTAAACTTTCACTAtgctttatcaattttatttaaaaattttattccgtttaaaaagtttatttagaaagacttatttagaaagagacggggtttttttttttttttttttgtatcactcCAAAGcacacaaatataatttaaagtcACTATGGTATTCTTATAATTTCTTCATATTGAGTCTGACACTTCTGAATCACTTTTGACTCAAGGTTGTTGATGTCTGTTATTTTTCCAAACATTATATTCTCTGGGTCATTTTGAGTGTTAGCGAagcaacatttcttaaaaagagagCTTTGCTATTGTCTCTGGCAATTTATTCCAGGCCAAAAAAATCTATTCTGCAAGTTTTAAAGCTGGAACTTTTTGATCTTGCCAGAAAGTGTTCAAGGAATATTTTCAGACAACAACCAGAACTAATATTCCTTCAAATGGTCCTTGAATGGTCAATTAACTGAAACATCAAGGGGTTGTAGATTTCCAGTCATACCACCTAGAATAACAACTAGGCCCAGGCATGTGTAGGCAATGACAACAATGTCATGACTGCTGCTTGGCCAACAGTAATTGTAAGCTGACATTGATTACTGATTATGAGACACATCCCATTTCAGAAGTGTTAAAATGGGGGAGTGGGAAGTATATTTGGAATTGATGAAATCAGTAGCATGGGAACTTCCttataatcagaaataaatgtttgagccttaaatatagaattaaaaaaaatacagaattttagaactggtaataaaaaaatatgtccCCATCTCTTAGAATCTTCAAAAGTGTTACTGCTGAAAGAAATCTTAGTGATGATCAtatagccattttatttatttatgtgtttttttattttattttagagagagagagagagagagagcacaaacatgagcaggggagatgggtggagggagagagagggtgagagagaaaaaaagagagagtcttaagtctatgctcagcatggagcccaacgtggggctcattcccatgacgctgggatcatgacctgagccaaaatcaagggttggatgatcaaccgactgagccacccaggcaccccaatataacCATTTTATGTATAACTCAGATGTCTGAAGAGGCTGCTATGTCCCTTAGAGATCTGATTAAATTTGGTCCAAATTCAAATGCCAAAATCTGGGAATTCCACAGGATTCCATACATGCCTGTAGCATCTtatggtttattttccttttgcttctttctgCATCCACAATCCTGAGTCCATGCAAGCTGCCTCAGTTTGACTTCTTATCAGCTCTTGGACACATAAAACAGCCCTTTCACTGGTTTCAATAACAAATATAACCTTACTAGGTACTGAAAAATTTTTACTGTAgacttgaataaaaaaagatgagggaGAAGTGATCACAAGGAGAGTTCCCATTGAGGAGTTTATGCCTTTCACAGGCTCCTCTACCCTATCCTTTCTTTACTCTCTTGTTCCTCCTGCCTGCTCCAGAGTAACAAgcaaattctttctcttcttttgagaaaaatagtTTCTCTCCCATTTAGTGCCTGGATGAGAGAAATTTACCTTATTCTACTCCAAGCACTTTATAAAAAAGTGTAGTCTCCTGCAGTGAATATATGATGCCATTGCATATAACTAAAGAA
The Lynx canadensis isolate LIC74 chromosome B4, mLynCan4.pri.v2, whole genome shotgun sequence DNA segment above includes these coding regions:
- the CCDC184 gene encoding coiled-coil domain-containing protein 184: MEDGLLEIMTKDGGDMPAPLEVSTVPAVGDVISGEYNGGMKELMEHLKAQLQALFEDVRAMRGALDEQASHIQVLSDDVCANQRAIVSMCQIMTTAPRQGGLGVVGGKGSFPGARQEPETPSPGIGDSGLLGRDPEDEDDDEEEEKEMPSSATPTSHCERPESPCAGLLGGDGPLVEPLDLPDITLLQLEGEASL